A part of Apium graveolens cultivar Ventura unplaced genomic scaffold, ASM990537v1 ctg3620, whole genome shotgun sequence genomic DNA contains:
- the LOC141701238 gene encoding methylenetetrahydrofolate reductase (NADH) 1-like, producing the protein MKVIDKIREISSSSSSNGDDKVVFSFEFFPPKTEEGVENLFERMERMVSHNPTFCDITWGAGGSTADLTLEIANRMQNMVCVETMMHLTCTNMPVDKIDHALDSIKSNGIQNVLALRGDPPHGQDKFVQIQGGFSCALDLVKHIRSKYGDYFGITVAGYPEAHPDVIQSNGVATLESYQNDLAYLKRKVDAGADVIVTQLFYDTDIFLKFVNDCRQIGITIPIVPGIMPINNYKGFIRMTGFCKTKIPADVTAALESIKDNEEAVRAYGIHLGTEMCKRIMASGIKTLHLYTLNMEKSALAILMNLGLIEESKISRTLPWRRPTNVFRVKEDVRPIFWANRPKSYISRTIGWEQYPHGRWGDSRNASYSALADHQFMKPRSRDKKLHEEWVVPLAKVEDINEIFNNYCLGKLRSCPWSELDGLQPETKIINEQLGNINLKGFLTINSQPAVNGAKSDSPSIGWGGPDGYIYQKAYVEFFCSTEKLNTLVEKCKGFPSLTYMAVNKEGSWISNIKQTDVNAVTWGVFPAKEVIQPTVVDPSSFLVWKDEAFEVWSKGWAQLYSEDDASKNLLEEVKSSYYLVSLVDNDYIHSDLFAVFKDL; encoded by the exons ATGAAGGTGATTGACAAGATTCGTGAGAtttcctcctcctcctcctctaACGGGGATGACAAAGTGGTGTTCTCTTTCGAGTTCTTCCCACCGAAAACAGAAGAAGGTGTTGAGAATTTGTTTGAGAGAATGGAGAGAATGGTTTCACACAATCCTACATTTTGTGATATTACCTGGGGTGCTGGTGGTTCTACTGCTGATCTTACTCTTGAGATTGCTAATCGTATGCAGAACATGGTTTGTGTCGAGACTATGATGCATCTCACTTGTACCAACATGCCTGTTGATAAGATTGATCATGCTCTTGATTCTATTAAGTCTAATGGTATTCAAAATGTTCTTGCTCTTCGCGGTGATCCTCCTCATGGTCAGGATAAGTTTGTTCAGATTCAGGGTGGCTTCTCTTGTGCTCTTGATCTT GTGAAGCACATTCGATCCAAGTACGGTGATTACTTCGGCATTACTGTTGCAGGCTATCCAG AGGCGCATCCAGATGTTATTCAAAGCAATGGTGTGGCTACATTGGAGAGTTATCAAAATGACCTTGCCTACCTCAAAAGAAAG GTGGATGCTGGTGCAGATGTCATTGTCACCCAACTTTTCTATGATACTGATATTTTCCTTAAGTTTGTAAATGACTGTCGGCAAATTGGAATAACTATCCCCATAGTCCCTGGCATCATGCCAATCAACAATTATAAGGGTTTCATCCGTATGACTGGATTTTGCAAAACCAAG ATACCGGCTGATGTTACAGCTGCCTTGGAGTCCATTAAAGACAATGAAGAAGCTGTTAGAGCCTACGGAATTCACCTTGGAACAGAAATGTGCAAGAGAATTATGGCTTCTGGGATCAAAACATTACATCTTTACACATTAAACATGGAGAAATCAGCCTTGGCGATATTAATG AATCTGGGGCTGATTGAAGAGTCCAAAATTTCGAGGACTTTACCTTGGAGACGGCCAACTAACGTGTTCCGTGTGAAAGAAGATGTCCGCCCAATATTCTG GGCTAATCGTCCAAAAAGTTACATATCAAGGACCATAGGTTGGGAACAATACCCACATGGTCGATGGGGCGATTCTCGCAATGCCTCTTATAGTGCCCTCGCAGATCATCAG TTCATGAAACCACGTTCACGTGATAAGAAACTTCATGAAGAATGGGTTGTTCCTTTGGCGAAAGTTGAAGATATCAATGAG ATATTTAACAATTACTGCCTGGGGAAACTGAGAAGCTGTCCTTGGTCAGAGCTAGATGGGCTTCAGCCAGAGACAAAAATTATCAACGAACAGCTTGGAAATATTAACTTGAAGGGATTTCTCACCATAAACAGCCAACCAGCTGTAAATGGAGCAAAATCTGACTCTCCGTCTATTG GATGGGGTGGCCCAGATGGCTATATCTATCAGAAGGCTTATGTCGAGTTTTTCTGTTCTACTGAGAAGTTGAATACTCTGGTTGAGAAATGCAAGGGCTTCCCTTCCCTCACCTACATGGCTGTGAATAAAGAAGGGAGTTGGATTTCCAACATTAAGCAAACTGATGTGAATGCTGTGACATGGGGTGTGTTCCCTGCAAAGGAGGTCATACAACCAACTGTCGTGGATCCTTCCAGCTTCCTCGTGTGGAAGGATGAGGCATTTGAAGTTTGGTCCAAAGGCTGGGCACAGTTATACTCTGAGGATGATGCATCAAAGAATTTACTTGAAGAG GTGAAGAGCAGTTACTACCTGGTCAGCTTGGTAGATAACGACTACATCCATAGTGATCTCTTTGCTGTTTTCAAAGATTTATGA